CTACGCCCGCAACTTCGTCAGGCTGTTCGCCCAGGCCGTGGGCGTCGAGGCCGAGCGCGCCCTCTCCGCGTACCAGTCGGAGCGCCGCCAGGCGGGCGGCCTCTCGACCCTCGAGATGCGCCTCGAGCAGGAGCGCCGCGGCGAGCGTCCCCCGCCGCCGCGCCGGCGCCGGCGCTCGGAGGCCGGCGACCGCCCCGGCCTCAGCCTGGGACCGTGGGTCCCGACGATCGTGCTCGTGGGGGCGCTCGTCGCCCTGGCCGTGTGGGGCTTCAACCGCCTCATGGCGCCGGGCCGGCCCGTCGGCGGCGCCCAGCTCGACCAGGCGCCTCCCGCCGCCTCCGACGCGCCCCCGGCCGAGGCGCCAGCCGCTCCCGCCGACGACGCCGGCCTGCCGGCGACCGTGCTCGTCAGCGTCGTGTCCGAGCCTCCCGGCGCCACCGTCAGCATCGACAGCTTCGTGCTGCCTGGCACGACGCCCATCCGCGACGTCCCCGTGACGGCGCGCGCCGGACGCGTCCTGCGCGTGAGCCTCGAGGGCTACCAGACGCTGGAGCAGCCCGTCGACCTCCTCGAGGACCAGACCCTCACGGTGACCCTCGTGCCCGAGGCCGCGCCGCCGGCGCCGGGCGCCGGCGCGCCGCAGGCGGGGCAGGTGGGGTCCGACCAGCTCGCCATCGAGGTGACGGCCCCGACGTGGCTCGAGGTCTACCGCGGCACGAGGCGCAACGAGGGCGAGCGGCTCGTCTACCGCACCGCCCAGCCGGGCGAGAGCTTCACCTTCGACCTGCCCGTCTACGTCCACGTCGGCAACGCTGCCGGCGTGCAGCTCACCCTCGGCGACACCGTGATCGGCGCGCTCGGCTCCTCTGGGGCCGTGGTGGGGCGCGCGTTCACCGGCGAGTGAGGGAGGCCCCCGACCGGTGAGGGGCGCCGTCACCGCGCAGCTCGCCCTGACGTCGCTGCGCCACCGCCCGCTGCGCACCGGCCTTACCGCCCTCGGCATCGCCATCGCGATCGCCTCCACCGTCGTGTTCATGTCGATCGGCGAGGGCCTGCGCAAGGCGTTCGCGGACCAGCTCGCGGGCCTGGGGCCCGACATCCAGGTCAGCTTCGGCGAGGTCGGCGACGACCTCTTCCCCACCGCGCCCGACCTGCCGGCGGAGTACGTCGAGCGGCTACGGGCCGACGCCGAGCGCTTCGGCATCAGGTCCGTGACGCCGGCGCTCCTCTACCTGCGCGGCGGCCTCTCCCCCAGCCAGTCCTTCGTCTTCGAGGGGCTGCCCACCGACGTGCCGCTGAACGAGGTCTTCACGGGGGCCTCGGTGGTGGAGGGGCGCCTCCTGACCCCTGAGGACGAGGAGGCTCTGGTGGCCGTCGTGGGGCGGTCCGTGGCGTCGCGGGCGCGGCTCGAGGTGGGCGACGAGCTGCGCCTCAACCCCGACGCGACGTTCGAGGTCGTGGGCGTCGTCTCGTCCGACGCCGGGCTGCTGGAGAACCTCGTGATCGTGCCCTTCGCCTCCCTGCGCGAGGCCATGGGCGTCGAGGACCGCGTGAGCACGATCATGGTCAAGCTCGAGGACCCGGCGCGCGCCGACAGGGTCGCCGAGGAGATCGAGGCCGCCTACCCCGACCTCGGCGCCCAGACGCAGGCCGGCGCGATGAGCGTCGTGCAGGACTCGCTGCGCATCTCCGACTTCGTGCGCCTCGGCATCAGCGCGATCGCCCTCGTGGTGGGCGCGATCGCCGTCGCGAACACGATGATGATGAGCGTCTTCGAGCGCACCCGCGAGTTCGGCGTCGTGCGGGCTGTGGGCGCGCGTCCCACGTTCCTGTTCTCCATCGTCGTGCTCGAGTCCGTCGTCCTGTCGCTGGTCGGCGCCGCCGTCGGCGTGGGACTCGGCACCCTGGCGACGCGGGTCGTGAACGCCATCGCGAACGACTACGTCGGCCTCTCCGTCGCCGCCGTCACGCCGCGGCTCGTCGCCTTCGCGGTGCTGGTCGCGGCCGCGACGGGGCTCCTCGCCGGGCTGCTCCCGGCCGGACGCGCCGCGCGCGTGCCCATCGCCGTCGCCGTCGCTCGCGAGTGAGGGCTCTCGCCGCGCCCGCGCGCGGCCGCGCCTGCCCCCGTAAGATGAGAGCCATGCCGCCGCGAACGACGCGGGCGCTCCTCGCGCTCGCGCTCGCCCTCCTCGGCGCCGCCGCCCAGGCCCAGAGCTACGAGTGGCGCGACGTCGTGCAGGTCGTCACCATCGAGCCGTCTGGCGACGTCATCGTCGACGACACGCGCACCCTGTGGACCGACGACGACTTCGGCGAGGCGTTCATCTGCTTGGAGCTGGAGGAGGGCCAGCGCGTGGACCTGCTGCCCGGCTCGGGGGCCGTGAGCAGCGGTCCGCCGGCGACGGCGTTCACGCAGCCGTGCTCGGCCGGGACGGAGCTCGTGGTGCGCAACCAGGAGCGGGTCAGCGAGAGGCGGGTGCGCTTCCACTACCGCCTCTCCGGCACCATGGAGTTCTTCAGCGACGTGGCGCAGTGGTACTGGAACCTGATCCAGCTCGATCACCCGCCGATCGTCGGCTACCGGCTCACCGTCGAGGCGCCGGGGCCGATGGAGGAGCCCTACGACGCCTTCGTCCACCGCTACGCCAACCCCGAGAGGCCGGTCGTCACGCTCTCGCCCGACCGCTCCGTCCTCACGGTGACGCTCGAGCGCATCCCCCCGGGCGCCGGCGTCGAGGTCGACTACCTCATGGACCCGGACCTGTTCGAGCCGCGCGGGCGCATGCCGGGCATGGAGCAGGCGCTGATCGAGGAGGCGGAGATCGCGGGCATAAGCGAGGGCCTGGCGGCCAGGGCCGCCCTCCGGCGCTCGGCCTGGTGGACGCTGCTGCCGGCGGCGATCGTCGCGTTCCTCCTCGTGGGCGTGGTCAGGGCGTACGTGAGGCACGGCCAGGAGCCCGACGTCGCGGTCATGCGCTACCCCTTCGAGCCGCCCAGCGACCTGCCGCCGGCGGCCGTGGTCGCGATGCTGACCCAGTCGTTCCAGCCGGGCCTCATGGGCAACGCCTTCATGGCCACGATCATGGACCTGGCCAGGCGGGGCTACGGCGAGTTCACGTCGCGGCGCGGGCGCTTCGAGATGCGCCTCGACCTGCAGCGCTCGACCGAGGGCCTGCAGCCGTTCGAGGCGGACGTGCTCCGCTACCTGAAGAACGCCGCGATGACCTACCGCCGCGGCGACCCCAGCCAGCTCGAGTTCCGCGAGATGCGCAGCTACTCGCAGCGCTACGCCTCGAGCTTCATGCAGCGCTGGGGCAAGTCGGTGCGCCAGTGGGTGGAGGCCAAGCGCGGCGGGCCGCTGGTGAACGCCGAGAGCCAACGCGTCGCCAACGCCTGGGCGGCGCGGGCCATCGGCGGCATGCTCGTGTGCATCGTCGTCGCGGCCGCGGCGGCCGGTCCCGGTCGCGTGGCGGGCATCGCGGGCGCCGTCGGCTCGCTGGCCCTGGCCGTCACGTCCGCCGTGGCGGTGCCGCGCTGGCGCCCGGAGATCGCCGCCGAGGTCGCGGCCTGGAAGGGCTTCAAGCGCACGCTCTCCGACTACACGCGCATGAAGGACGCCCCCGACGACTTCTTCAAGCTGTGGGACGTCTACTACGTCTACGCCGCCGCGCTGGGCGTCGCCGAGAAGTTCCTGAAGAACCTCGCGCGCGCCGCTCCGCTGCGGGGCATCGACGAGAGGACGGTCGCCAGCCGCGCCACGTGGATCGGCTCCACGTCCAGCCTGCACAGCCTCTCCGACGTCTCGCGCTCGGTGATGTCGCTGTCGCGTTCTCTGTCCGCGGCGTCGGCCACGGCGTCGTCGGGCGGGTCGTCCTCGGGCGGCGGCGGTGGTGGCGGCGGCGGGGGCAGCTCCGGGGGCCGCTGAGCCGCGTGCCCGCGGTACTATCGCCGGGTGCTGCGCGCCGAGAACCTCAGCAAGGTCTACCGCACCGGCGCCGCCGACGTGCACGCGCTCACGGGCGTCACGGCCGCCTTCCCGCCCTCGTGCCTGACGGTGATCCTCGGGCCGTCGGGCTCGGGCAAGTCGACGCTCCTCAACCTCCTGGCGGGGTTCGACACGCCCACCGCGGGCGCGGTGACCTTGGACGGCCAGGTCCTCGGTGAGCTCAGCGAGGGCGAGCGCGCCGACCTGCGCCTGCGGCGCTTCGGCTTCGTGTTCCAGTCCTTCAACCTCGTCAGCGTCCTCGACGCGGCGCAGAACGTCGCCCTCCCGATGGCGCTGGCCGGCGTCCCGCGCGCCGAGCGCACGCGGCGCGCGATGGCGCTGCTCGAGCGCTTCGGCGTCGCGCACCGGAGCGACCACCTCCCCCACCGGCTCTCCGGCGGCGAGCGTCAGCGCGTGGCCCTGGCGCGGGCGCTGGCGAACGACCCGGCGGTGGTGTTCGCCGACGAGCCCACCGGCAACCTCGACTCGCGCAGCGGCGAGGTCGTGATGCGCGCGCTGAAGGACGTGGCGGCCGAGGGACGCACGGTCGTGATCGTGACCCACGACAGGGAGCTCGCCGAGCTAGCCGACGCGCGCATCGAGCTGCGCGACGGGGTCGTGCGCGGCGTCAGCGGTCCCAAGGCCGCCGACGTGGCGCCCGACCTGGCGGCCGAGCCGCCCGCACCGCCCGCCGGCGTGGCGGGGAGCCCATGAGGCTGGGACCGCGGGCGGCGGGGTCGCTCGGCGCGCTGCTGGTGGCGCTGGCGGTGGCCGTGGGGGCGTTCGGCGCCCACACGCTGGAGGGACGCCTGCCCGCGGACAGGCTGAGCACCCTCGAGACGTCCGTGAGGTACCAGACCTACGGGGGCCTCGGCCTGTTGGCGATGGCGTTGGCGGCCCGGGTCGCCCGCGGCGGGACGGCGACGGCGGCGGGAGGGGCGGTCGGAGCGTCCGCGGGAGCCGAGAGGTCCGCGGCGCTGCTGGCCCTCGGCGTGCTCCTGTTCTGCGGCGCCCTCTACCTGCTCGCGGCCGGCGGCCCGAGACTCCTCGGCCTCGTCGCGCCGCTGGGCGGGGCCGCGATGATCGCCTCGTGGCTGTGGCTGGCGCTGTCGCTGTGGCGCGAGCCGGTCACGCCGTCGCCCTGACCTCGGCGGCCGGCGGCACCGTGCCGCTCGTGGCCACCTCGCGCAGCACGTCGTACGAGAGCTTCGGCACCCGGCGGAGCGTCCCCGGCTCGAGCCGCACGAGGCCGTAGCGCCTGGCGAACCCGTCGGTCCACTCGAGGTTGTCGACGAGCGTCCAGACGAGGAACGCGTCCACGTCGCAGCCCTCGGCGCGCGCCGCCAGCGCGGACCTGAGGTGCGAGAGGAGGAAGCGTGCCCGGCGCCAGTCGTCGACGCGTCCCGAGGGCTGCGGCTCGTCGCGGTACGCCGCGCCGCACTCGGTGACGGCGACGCGAGGGCCGCCGTACTCGACGCGCAGGCGGACCAGCACCTCGCGCAGGCCCTCCGAGTAGACCTCCCAGCCCATGGCCGTGGTCTCCGCGCCGGCCGGCGCCCCCGCCAGCGCCAGCCCGAAGGGGCTCTCGGGGTCGGCGCGCACGCGCAGCCGCGTGTAGTAGTTGACGCCCAGCACGTCAGGCGGGCGCGCGATCTCCGCCATGTCGCCGTCGCGCACGAGCGCCTCGACCAGGCCGTCCACCGGCTCGGGGTAGCCGCGGCCGAACAGCGGGTCGAGGAAGGCGCGGTTGAAGGCGGCGTCGGCCAGCGCGGCGGCCGCCTCGTGGTCCTCTCCCTCCTCCGCCGGCACGACCGGCTGGAGCATGACGATCGTGCCGACCTCGGCGCCGGGCAGCGCCTCGCGCAGACGCGCCGCGGCCAGGCCCGTGGCCAGGTTCTGGTGGTGCACGGCGCCGGCGAACGCCTCCAGGTCAGCGAGGCCGGGGGCGTGCCGGCCCGCCAGGTGCCCCAGCACGGCGTGGACGTTGGGCTCGTTGAGGACGAACACCCGCCGCGCGCGGCCGGCGAGGAGGTCGGCCACGGCCTCGGCGTAGTCGGCCAGGTAGTAGGCCGTGTCGCGGTTCCTCCAGCCGCCGCGCTCCTGCAGCGCCTGCGGCAGGTCCCAGTGGTAGAGGCACGCCCACGGCTCGAGCCCGCGCGCGAGGGCCTCGTCGAGCATCCGGTCGTAGACGGCCAGCCCCTCGCGCCGCGGACGGCCCTTCCCCGCGGGCATCAGCCGCGTCCAGCTCAGCGAGAAGCGGTAGGCCGTGACGCCGAGGCCGGCGGCGAGGTCGAGGTCCTCCTCCAGGCGCGCGAGGTGGTCGGTGGCCACGCCCCACTCCTCCGGCGGGAGGGACGAGCGGGCCAGGAAGCGGTCCCAGATCGACTCGCCCCGCCCCGACGACGCGCCCTCGGTCTGGAAGGCGGAAGTCGAGACGCCGAGGCGGAAGCCGTCCGGGACCTCGAGCTCAGCGTCTGTGTCCACGACACGACGTTAGCGCCGCGGCGCGAGCGGGGTACCATCGACCGCGTGACGCGAGCCAACGGGGAACCCGGGCGCGGCGCCGTCTACCTCGTGCTGGTCGGGGCGCTGGTCTCGGTCAGCTTCGCGGCGGTGTTCATCCGCCTCGCCGACGCGCCGGCGCCGGCCGTCGCCCTCTACCGGCTCGCCATCGCCACCGTCGTCCTGCTGCCCGCGACCCTGCGGGCCCGGGCGCGCACGCCTCTCCGCGGACGCGCCGCCTGGCTCACGGCGGCCTCCGGGCTGGCCCTGGCCATCCACTTCGCCACCTGGATCCAGTCGCTCTCTTACACGACGATCGCGGCCAGCGTCACCCTCGCCACCACCACCCCGCTGTGGACGGCCCTGCTCGGCTGGTTCGTCCTCGGCGCCGCGCCCACGCTCTCGGTGATGTTCGGCATGACGATCGCCGTGGCCGGCGCGGCGGTCATCGGCTTCGGCGACCTCGGCGGAGGCACGAACCCGGTCCTCGGCGACGCGCTGGCGCTCAGCGCCGCCGCCGCCGCGGCCGTCTACTTCCTCATCGGGCGCGAGGTCATGCGCGGCGGGGTGTCGCTGCCCGCCTACGTGGGCACCGTCTACGGCTGGGCGGCGCTGTGGCTGGCGCCGCTGCCGCTCCTCACCGGCACGCCCTACTGGGGCTACCCGCTCGAGTCGCTCGGCTGGATCGCGCTCCTCGCCCTGGTGCCGCAGGTGCTCGGCCACACGGGCCTGAACTACTCGGCCCGCCACCTCGGCGCCACGGTGACGGCCACCGCCGTCATCGCCGAGCCCATCGGCTCCGGCGTGCTGGCCGCGATCGTGTTCGGCGAGGTGCCGGGGTCGATCACGCTGCTCGGCGCCGTGCTGGTGCTCGTG
The DNA window shown above is from Trueperaceae bacterium and carries:
- a CDS encoding RodZ domain-containing protein; translation: MSDERRIDTTSVGRPQGLGDLLRSARESRGLSLADVAELTHVRQEYLRALEEGRYGDLPEDVYARNFVRLFAQAVGVEAERALSAYQSERRQAGGLSTLEMRLEQERRGERPPPPRRRRRSEAGDRPGLSLGPWVPTIVLVGALVALAVWGFNRLMAPGRPVGGAQLDQAPPAASDAPPAEAPAAPADDAGLPATVLVSVVSEPPGATVSIDSFVLPGTTPIRDVPVTARAGRVLRVSLEGYQTLEQPVDLLEDQTLTVTLVPEAAPPAPGAGAPQAGQVGSDQLAIEVTAPTWLEVYRGTRRNEGERLVYRTAQPGESFTFDLPVYVHVGNAAGVQLTLGDTVIGALGSSGAVVGRAFTGE
- a CDS encoding ABC transporter permease — protein: MRGAVTAQLALTSLRHRPLRTGLTALGIAIAIASTVVFMSIGEGLRKAFADQLAGLGPDIQVSFGEVGDDLFPTAPDLPAEYVERLRADAERFGIRSVTPALLYLRGGLSPSQSFVFEGLPTDVPLNEVFTGASVVEGRLLTPEDEEALVAVVGRSVASRARLEVGDELRLNPDATFEVVGVVSSDAGLLENLVIVPFASLREAMGVEDRVSTIMVKLEDPARADRVAEEIEAAYPDLGAQTQAGAMSVVQDSLRISDFVRLGISAIALVVGAIAVANTMMMSVFERTREFGVVRAVGARPTFLFSIVVLESVVLSLVGAAVGVGLGTLATRVVNAIANDYVGLSVAAVTPRLVAFAVLVAAATGLLAGLLPAGRAARVPIAVAVARE
- a CDS encoding DUF2207 domain-containing protein — protein: MPPRTTRALLALALALLGAAAQAQSYEWRDVVQVVTIEPSGDVIVDDTRTLWTDDDFGEAFICLELEEGQRVDLLPGSGAVSSGPPATAFTQPCSAGTELVVRNQERVSERRVRFHYRLSGTMEFFSDVAQWYWNLIQLDHPPIVGYRLTVEAPGPMEEPYDAFVHRYANPERPVVTLSPDRSVLTVTLERIPPGAGVEVDYLMDPDLFEPRGRMPGMEQALIEEAEIAGISEGLAARAALRRSAWWTLLPAAIVAFLLVGVVRAYVRHGQEPDVAVMRYPFEPPSDLPPAAVVAMLTQSFQPGLMGNAFMATIMDLARRGYGEFTSRRGRFEMRLDLQRSTEGLQPFEADVLRYLKNAAMTYRRGDPSQLEFREMRSYSQRYASSFMQRWGKSVRQWVEAKRGGPLVNAESQRVANAWAARAIGGMLVCIVVAAAAAGPGRVAGIAGAVGSLALAVTSAVAVPRWRPEIAAEVAAWKGFKRTLSDYTRMKDAPDDFFKLWDVYYVYAAALGVAEKFLKNLARAAPLRGIDERTVASRATWIGSTSSLHSLSDVSRSVMSLSRSLSAASATASSGGSSSGGGGGGGGGGSSGGR
- a CDS encoding ABC transporter ATP-binding protein; translated protein: MLRAENLSKVYRTGAADVHALTGVTAAFPPSCLTVILGPSGSGKSTLLNLLAGFDTPTAGAVTLDGQVLGELSEGERADLRLRRFGFVFQSFNLVSVLDAAQNVALPMALAGVPRAERTRRAMALLERFGVAHRSDHLPHRLSGGERQRVALARALANDPAVVFADEPTGNLDSRSGEVVMRALKDVAAEGRTVVIVTHDRELAELADARIELRDGVVRGVSGPKAADVAPDLAAEPPAPPAGVAGSP
- a CDS encoding DUF423 domain-containing protein produces the protein MRLGPRAAGSLGALLVALAVAVGAFGAHTLEGRLPADRLSTLETSVRYQTYGGLGLLAMALAARVARGGTATAAGGAVGASAGAERSAALLALGVLLFCGALYLLAAGGPRLLGLVAPLGGAAMIASWLWLALSLWREPVTPSP
- a CDS encoding family 1 glycosylhydrolase, whose amino-acid sequence is MDTDAELEVPDGFRLGVSTSAFQTEGASSGRGESIWDRFLARSSLPPEEWGVATDHLARLEEDLDLAAGLGVTAYRFSLSWTRLMPAGKGRPRREGLAVYDRMLDEALARGLEPWACLYHWDLPQALQERGGWRNRDTAYYLADYAEAVADLLAGRARRVFVLNEPNVHAVLGHLAGRHAPGLADLEAFAGAVHHQNLATGLAAARLREALPGAEVGTIVMLQPVVPAEEGEDHEAAAALADAAFNRAFLDPLFGRGYPEPVDGLVEALVRDGDMAEIARPPDVLGVNYYTRLRVRADPESPFGLALAGAPAGAETTAMGWEVYSEGLREVLVRLRVEYGGPRVAVTECGAAYRDEPQPSGRVDDWRRARFLLSHLRSALAARAEGCDVDAFLVWTLVDNLEWTDGFARRYGLVRLEPGTLRRVPKLSYDVLREVATSGTVPPAAEVRATA
- a CDS encoding DMT family transporter, with translation MTRANGEPGRGAVYLVLVGALVSVSFAAVFIRLADAPAPAVALYRLAIATVVLLPATLRARARTPLRGRAAWLTAASGLALAIHFATWIQSLSYTTIAASVTLATTTPLWTALLGWFVLGAAPTLSVMFGMTIAVAGAAVIGFGDLGGGTNPVLGDALALSAAAAAAVYFLIGREVMRGGVSLPAYVGTVYGWAALWLAPLPLLTGTPYWGYPLESLGWIALLALVPQVLGHTGLNYSARHLGATVTATAVIAEPIGSGVLAAIVFGEVPGSITLLGAVLVLVGVMLVVRSGEPQPRGARRSRPGDGPVGAARTET